The Hymenobacter sp. DG25A nucleotide sequence TAGTAGTACGGCGCCACCGATTCGGTGAGGCACACTGTAGACCGGCGCACTTTAAACACCTCCTGAAACTTCTCATCCCAGACCTGCTGGAACTGATTGCGCAGGAAACCATCAAAGCTTAGCGGGGCAAACCACACCACGCGGGTATCTTCCAGAATGCCGCCGTGCAAAGCCGCCTTATGGCGCATCAGCAGCAGCATTTCCTTGAAGAACGCCTCAATGCGCGATACCCCCTGCGGATCCAGCTCGGCCGACCACTTCAGGTTAGTAACAAAGCGGTTCTGGGGCAGCTCCGAGAGGGTTTCGGTGTTGATGCTGAAGCCCACGTTGATGTTGCTGAGCACCTTGGCCGGCTCGTTGGCGAAGCTGGTGGTTTCGCACACGGCCGTCCGAATCGGAAACTCATAGGCGGAGCCGCCTTCGCCGATAAAGCTGGGAACAAACTCACGGGTTTGCAGCGTGGCAATATCACTCTGCATCTGCCCGGCACCGGAGCGGTAGCGCTGGGTTGCCGACTGCCCGGCATCGGGCAGCGGAGCGTGCAGCCATTCCACCTGCACATCGGCTTCGCCAATGGTAAGAGGCCGGGGATGCGCGCGCGGGCTATCAGCATAGGCTACGTGGGTGTTGGTGGTGCCAAAGTCTACTGCAAATGTGAAGCGGCGGGTTCCGCGCTCCAGCTCACGCCAGCGGGGCACTACCAGCCCTCGGGCCGGCGCCGCGCCCAGCATGGCGGGCGGGCAGGTAAGCTCGGCAATATCGAAGTGAGTGCCGGTTATTTCGTAGTAGGTACTACCGGCGCTGGCAACGCTCTTGGTAGTGCGCTCCTGTTTGGTGGCCCGACGAGCGGCTCCCTGGTCGGTTATCCGCTCACCACCGGCAAAGAAGGCCAGTTCATAGCGGCGCTGCAGCATGGTGGGCGAGTTATCGGCATCCACCAGCATTACCTTGTACAAATCGTTGTACTCGGGCTGCTGCCGGAACACATAGAACGGGAAAATACCCACGCCCACGTTGGCCCGCACAATGCGGCCTTTCTCCAGAATCTCGCGGCCCTGCGCATCTTTCGGGTTCTGCGGGTTGGTGTAATAGCTGCGCTCGAAGGTGATGAAGCGGCCACCCTGCACCGGCACGCGCAGCTGCACGCGCACGTGGTTCAGGTCGATGGTGAAGGTGAGCAGCTCGGCCAGATCATGCTCCGTGAAGTACTCAAAGAAGGTCTGGCGCAGCGGCAGCAGGTACGGGAAACGGGCGCGGCCCTGCCCGTCGGCCCCGTACTGGAACGTGACTTTGCCGGTGTGGTAGCGCTGGGTGTTCAGCTCGTAGGGCAGCTCTACCAGGGAGTCTTCCAGGAAGTCGCCTACCGTCAGATATGGGTATTTAAAGCCTTTGCCGGGCAGCACGCGGCTTTCCAGCGCCAGCTCGTCGTGGTAGGGCACGGGCGTGCGGTCGTCCCAGGGCTGGCCGTTGAGGTAATTGGCCCCGGCCATGGTCAGGTTGGGGCGCAGTACCAGCGGGCGCGGGCGGCCGTTGCTGGCTTCGCGCGTGGGCTGAATGAACAAATCGGAGCTGGTCACGGCCGACTGATCGGCGCGGCCGGGCAGCGGCACCCCTTTTACTGATACCAGGTTGCCCTGGGCATCGGGCAGGGCCGGGAAGCGGCTCTGGAACTGCTGGGCTGTCCGGTCGCCCTGCATCTGCATCTGGTTGATGCGGGTGCGGTCGAGGGCGGCGTACACACTACCGGCAAACTCGCGGCTGCGCAGCTGCGGATAGGCCAGGAACAGCTCGTACACAAACTCCTGAAACTGCGGGTCACGCTGCTCCAGTAATACCGTCTGGCCATCGAAATAATGACCCCGGGCCTGCGGACGCTCCAGATCCAGCGGCTTCACGGCCGGACCGGTGAACAGCAGCGTGAGCGGCGAGGTGCCCCCCAGCAGGCGCGGACCGCCCGCCAGCTCCGGCGACTCATAGAAAATGAGGTACATGTCGGAGAAGCCCTGGAAGCGCTGGTCCTGGAAGAACAGCTGCAGGGTTTCGCCCAGCAGGCGGGTGCCTTCCTCGCTGCGCATCTTCCGGATTTCGGCCTCCGTGTTCCAGCGGCGCAGCGTGAGCTTGCGCCCGGCCTGGGAGTAGAGGTGGAAGTTGTAAAGCAGCTCCAGCAAATCCCAGTAGTGCGTTACCAGCTCGTGGTACACGGAGTTGGGGTTGCGCTGGCCTTCGCGGGCCAGGAAATCAAACGCCGTTTCAAACAGGTGCATCCGCGCAAACGGCGTCGGGATGCTAATGGCCAGATTGCGGGCTTTACCGCCCGTGGGGTCCGTTACGGTGTTGATTTCGGTACTGGTGACGGGGGCGGTTTTCTGCCAGCCTTGAACTTGCTGGGACCCGTTATTATGCAGGCGAAGGACTTTAGCCATTCTAAGTTTGCTTTGATTTGAACGGAGTCCCCTCCTTTTTTAAGGAGGGGTGCCCGGAGGGCGGGGTGGTTCAGGCGTTGTTTTGTTGTTTGCTTATTCCGTCATGTCGAGCGTAGTCGAGACATCTCGCGGGCTGATGTTGGGGTGCTAATCACTATTTACCACACTAGCGAGATGTCTCGACTACGCTCGACATGACGGGTGGTTTTCAGCTGAACAACATCAGCAACGAGGTCAACCACCCCAGCGGCAGTAAACTGCCACGTCCCCTCCTCATCTGAGGAGGGGAATTAACGTTCTGTTTAAACGACTTTCACCTTTTCCTCAAAGGCCTTGTCGGTCACATCGTAGAACAGGGCCAGCAGCTTCTTGAAGTTGTCGGGCTCGTTGATGGACTTATCGGCTTTGTTGAGGCTGTCGAGGATGTAGTTGTGGCTGAGGCCTTTGTTGAAGAAGTCGTTCCACTTCTTTTCCACGGGCTTGCCGGCAATCATGGCGTTGAAATCCTCGGTGGTCAGGTCGAAGGGGCGGAAGGCACGGCGGTTCTGGGAGAGTTCCTGCAGCCACTGGTCTACCCCAAACTCAGGGCTGTGCAGCAGGTTGTTCAGCTCCCGAAAGATGGGCTCGTTGCGCAGCGCGTAGTCCAGCTTCAGGTTGTCGTGGTAGGGTGCCTTGTCATCGGGCAGGTGCTGCTTGTGGTAGCGCGAGAAGTACAGCAGCTGCGTGAGGTGCTTGGCAATCAGCTCGCGGCTTTCATCGGGCAGGTGGCCAAACTGCACCTCCATCGAATCAGAGCCTAAGCCATACTCGTGGAAGTGGGGCGCACCGCTGCGCAGCTCGGCATCGGAGTACTGCATGAAATCCACGATGCTGAGGGCGGCCAGCAGCTCAATGAGGTGGGCTTTGTTTTTCTGCTGGGTGCCGCCGGGCTGGTTGTCGTAGGGCGTGTCGGGCGTGTCGGCCAGGTAGTACAGTGCATCCAGGCCCGGCAGATTGTGCTCGTAGTAGCTGAGCGCCGCCTTGGTTTTGGTCAGGAAGTTGTTGGAGTCGATAACCTGATTGTCCTCGCTTTGCAGCGCAAAATACGGCATCACGGTTACCGCACCAGTCAGCGCGTCGCGCAGGTAACGGGCGTTGCTAAGGCGGGTGTTGGGGTCTTTCAGGTTTTTGAGCAGCAGCGGAAAACCAGCCGCGCCAGTACCCCCAAAAATGCTCGATATAAAGAATACCCGGTCACCCTCCTGGAAGTTATCTGCAAAAAACCGCATTTCCGGGCTCTCCACCACCTTGTTCAGCACCACGGAGCCCACGTTTGGCGAGCCGCGGAAGCCAATGGTAAGCGGGCTTTCCAGGTTGTCCTGGGTGAATAGCAGCTCTACCACGGCCTTGGAATCCACGGAAAGCTGGTCGTAGTGCAGGTACTGGCGGAAACTCTGGTTGATACCGCCGAAGTCGAAGATAAAGGTATCCTTCACGCCGCCATTGGCATCGGCTGAGATATTGCTCAGCGTGCTGATGTCGGTTTTGAAGAAGCCTTCCTCTTGCTGGCCCAGACGGCGGTGCACCTGTTGGTAGCTTTGCAGCAAGGCCACCGTGCGGTTCATGTCGCCGTTGTGGGCGTCGGGGTCGATGATGATGGGCACTACCCGGTCGCAGTTGGGAAGCTCTACGCCCGAGGCCAGCAGCATGGTGAGCGAGCGAATGACGCGCGAGCCTGTGCCGCCGATGCCGAATAAAAACAGTTTAGCCATGAGTTGCGAGTGCTAAATGACTGTAGCGCGAAGCTCCAGCTTCGCGCATCGTTCAACAGAATATCTGAACGATAAAAACAATCAGAATCGTAAAAACGGCGCGGTGGCCATTGTTCAACGATACACGAAGCTGGAGCTTCGCGCTACACTTAAAACGGAGTGGTGCTGGCGTTGGTGGAACCGCGGCGCAGCAACAGGGAAAACACGAAAAACCACAGCATCCCCAAAACGGCATTCCAGGTAGCCAGCCAGTAGATATAGCTGTGCTCGGTAGCCTGCTGGGCGTTGGCCTGCCAGATGGCAATAATGAAGGCCAGCACCGCATTCAGGAAGAAGAAAATACCCCAGTGGCGGCCTTTGTTGAAGGTGGCCACGCCCATGGCGCGGTTAATCACATAGTAGAACACTACCACCAGCGCCAGGGAAAGACCGATGTTCAGCAGGCCAATGTTGGGGAAGATAACGTCGCGGTACACGGGGGTATCCGCAGGTGGTTGAGGGGAGCCAATGATTTCGTAGAGGAACCGGAAGAATGCTTTCATGGAACGGGGAGAGAGGCGCGCCTGGCTGGTGCGTGGGTAAAGGAACGGTAAACGAACAGGTATTAGTACGTAGGGAGGTTGCGCCGGGCAATTACCGGGCCGGTTGCAGGATCAGGGGCACCGTGAAAACGGGCCGAACGTCCTGCTCACTGGTGGTTACCGCTTCCACCCCATCCAGCAAAGAACTGAAGGCAAATGTTTTAGCGCCGGCCTGGTTGATATTGCTGTCGTTTTTGGTGGTCCACTCATTTATCCAGGTGGGGCGCTTGTTATTGAGCACTAGCTGGAGCGGGCGCTCGGCCTTGGCCATGCGGGTAAGGCGCACTTTTACAAAGTGCGTATAGCCGGACTCGGGGCCGCTGCTGGCGCGGGTCTGGTCGGTGGCGGCAAATACCTGGGTGATTTTGGCATCGGTGTCCACGCCTACCAGCTGCAGGTTGGCTTTCAGGTACGTCAGGTCACGGTACAGGGCAGGCAACGGCGCCATGTTCAGGCCCACCACAAACTCCACGGGCTGCTGAGCCGATACTTCACTGACGGCTACTGTGTGGTAGGAAGCCCCCGCGGCCCGCTTGCTGGCCCCGGCATCACCATAGTACCAGCCGCCCTGGTTCTGGAATTTGCTGAGCAGTGAGGAAGAAGGCGTGGGGTATTTCACGCCGAAATGGGCCTGCTGGGCGGGCTGCTTGCTGAGCAGGGCCGCATCAAAGCGGCGCACGGCATCTGCGGGGCCGATTACCCAGAAATAGTACGGAATGTCAGTATCGCAGCAGTTGGCGCGCTTGGCCCCGCCGGTTTTCAGGGCCGGGTAGTAGATACCGTGAAAGTCAGAAGTGAAGCCGTACACAGAAACGGCCAGATCTGAGCGGCCTGCGCGGTTCAGGGCGTCGGTAATATCGGTTTTAATGTAGGGAATAGCGCCGGCGTTTTTCGGCGAGTAAATAAAGTCCGAAATCAGCACACTGACGGTGTTGGGCTCATAATAATGGCTCACCAGCGTATCGAGCACGGAGGGAATATCGGTGCTCTTGGCGGGCTCCCGGATGCCGCCGCGTACGGTGCCGGAAAGCTGCTGGTATGTGTCGCGGTAGGGCTTTTCCTTGATGCGGAAGAACTGCTTCTGCTGCACCGCCGTGCTCCGGTTTAAGTCAGACAGAAACTGGGCTACGTGCTGTTGAAAGCGGGTATTCTCGGCACTGGCACCGGGTTTTGGCATAAAGCCTTCCATGGAACCCGATACTTCCAGGAAAATAGCGACGCGGGCTAGCGGCGCTTCGGGCTGCTCCCCTTCGGGCACCGAGGGTTCAGCAGCTACCGGCGCCGGGGCCGCTGGCTTTTCTTCCGCCGACGGGGTGGTTTTAGATACCGTAGCGGTGTCTTCGGACTTTATATCCTCCCGCGAATAACAGCCGGCCAGCAACAGGGCAGCTGCCATAGCCGGCAGCAGGCGAGAAAAAACAGGGTTTCGCATCGAGCCAAAGTAACGTTTCACGGCCGAAGCCGCAACCCCGCGTACTGCCAAGCCGCCCCGCGGGTTGTGCCGAAACGCGCAGTTGAGCAGAAAATTTTAGTTTGAAGATATTCCTACGTGTCATTGCGAGGCAGAAGCCGAAGCAATCCGTCCCTTAAAACATGCAAAGCCCCAATAAAACCAGAAAGCCCTTGACGCATGCACCACGCGTCAAGGGCTTTCTGGTAAAAGGGAGTATCTGGCTTTGGAAAGGACGGATTGCTTCGCTTCGCTCGCAATGACACGGACCGCACAGTTCCTTCCTTAGCTATAATCTATTTCCGTATTGTCACCAATATTAATGCTGTGGTTCAGGCCCCGGAAGGAGGCATCAGAGCCCACAATGCAGTCGTGCATCACGGCGGAGCGCAGCTCGGAGTAGGAGCCGATGATGGAGTCGCTCAGGATGGTGTTTTTGACGATGGTCCGGTCGCCGATTGCCACGTTGGGGCCAATGATGGAGTGCGAAATCTGGCAGTCCTTGCCAATGCTGACCGGCGGAATAATAATGGTATCGGGAAACTCGGGGTAGAGGCGGGCCAGGAACTCGGGGCGGTTAAGCAGACGGGCGTTGGCTTCCAGCAGGGTTTCCTTGCGGCCGCAGTCAAACCAGTTGTCTACCGGCGTGGTGGTAATTTCCTCGCCCTGCTGAATGAGGCGCATCAGCGCGTCGGTCAGCTGAAACTCGCCGTGGGTGCGCAGGTCCTCATTTATGATGTACTCCAGGGCTTCGGCCAGGCGCTCGGGGTGGGCTATTTTGTACAGGCCCACCATGGCGTAGTTGGACTTGGGGATTTTGGGCTTTTCCACCACTTTGGTTACGCGGCCGCCGCTGCTGGTTTCTACCAGGCCAAACATGCCGGGGGTTTTCACCTCTTTCACGGCCAGCACGGTACCGGGCATGGCCAGCAGTTTGGGCAGATCAATGTCCACAATGGTGTCGCCCAGCAGAATCAGCACACCGTCGGGGTCGTGGCGGAAGGTGTCGCGGGCCAGCCACAGGGCATGCCCAATGCCTTCGCGCGGTTCCTGCACCACAAAGGTGGACTTCAGATCGGGGTATTCGCGGCGCACGTAGCGCTCAATTTTCTCGCCCAGGTAGCCAATGATAAACACAAACTCCTCGAAGCCGGCATCGCGCAAACGGTCTATGATGTGGCCCAGGATGGTGTTGCCGGCCACGGGTACCAGCGACTTGGGCTGGGTGTGCGTATGGGGCCGCAGGCGCGACCCAATGCCGGCAACGGGAATGACTGCTTTCATGTGCGGTGCAATGGTGGTCAGATAGACTCGCAAAATAAGGATTCGGCGCGGTAAGCGGCAGCAAATACAACCGCTGCGTCCTGATTTCGTACTGGCAGCACGTGTATATAGTATTTCGTGCATAGTATTGCCGGGCCGGTAAGCTCAGCAGCAACGGCTTTTCCGGAGCGGCAGCACGCTTTTTTCTGATTTTCTCTCCCTCACTTTCTTTCCCAATCCTTTCTCATGAAACGTTTCCTCCTTTATCTGGCCGGTCTGGTCATTATGCTGAGCCAGTCTTCCTGCGGGTACAACTCCATGGTACAGAAAGACCAGGCCGTGAAAGCCCAGTGGGCCAACGTGCAGAACAGCTACCAGCGCCGCTCCGACCTGATTCCCAACTTGGTAAACACCGTGAAAGGCGCCGCCAACTTCGAGAAGTCAACTCTGACCGACGTGATTAATGCCCGCGCCAAGGCTACCAGCGTGCAGCTTTCCGCCGACCAACTCACGCCCGAAAACCTGAAGAAATTCCAGGAAGCCCAAAGCCAGGTATCAGCCGGTCTAGGCCGCTTGCTGGCCGTATCGGAAAACTATCCGGATCTGAAAGCCAACGCCAACTTCCAGGAGCTGCAGGCGCAGATTGAAGGCACCGAAAACCGCATTAACGTGGAGCGGCAGAAGTTTAACACCGTGACCAACGACTATAACGGCTACATTAAATCTTTCCCCAATAACATCTTTGCGGGTATGTTTGGCTTCGCCGAAAAGCCCTACTTTGAGGCGGAAGCCGGTGCGCAGAAAGCGCCTACCGTACAATTTTAATCGGAGTTGCCTGTTGTCAGTGGACAGCTGCCTGTAGCATTTTACTTTGCAGTAGCTGGCCACTGATAACGATCAACTGACAACTGAACTATGGTTAACCCTCTCACGCCCCAGCAGGAGGCGGCCCTGGTAGCCGCCATCCGGCAGGCGGAAGTCACTACTTCCGGCGAAATTCGGGTGCACTTTGAAGACACCTGCCCCACCCCGGAGCCCCTGGACCGGGCCGCGCAGATTTTCGCGCAGCTTAAAATGCAGGAAACGGCGGAGCGCAACGGTGTCTTATTTTACGTAGCCTGGGAAACCCGTCAGTTTGCCATTATTGGGGATGCGGGCATTAACTCCGCCGTGCCCGATGACTTCTGGGAAACCACGAAGGAAATTGTGCTTGATAATTTCAGGACCCACAAGTTTGTGCTGGGCCTGGAGCGCGGTATTCAGATGGTAGGCGAGCAGCTGCAACGGTATTTCCCCTACAACGTGCAC carries:
- a CDS encoding sugar phosphate nucleotidyltransferase; the encoded protein is MKAVIPVAGIGSRLRPHTHTQPKSLVPVAGNTILGHIIDRLRDAGFEEFVFIIGYLGEKIERYVRREYPDLKSTFVVQEPREGIGHALWLARDTFRHDPDGVLILLGDTIVDIDLPKLLAMPGTVLAVKEVKTPGMFGLVETSSGGRVTKVVEKPKIPKSNYAMVGLYKIAHPERLAEALEYIINEDLRTHGEFQLTDALMRLIQQGEEITTTPVDNWFDCGRKETLLEANARLLNRPEFLARLYPEFPDTIIIPPVSIGKDCQISHSIIGPNVAIGDRTIVKNTILSDSIIGSYSELRSAVMHDCIVGSDASFRGLNHSINIGDNTEIDYS
- a CDS encoding TPM domain-containing protein gives rise to the protein MVNPLTPQQEAALVAAIRQAEVTTSGEIRVHFEDTCPTPEPLDRAAQIFAQLKMQETAERNGVLFYVAWETRQFAIIGDAGINSAVPDDFWETTKEIVLDNFRTHKFVLGLERGIQMVGEQLQRYFPYNVHTDQNELDDSISFGDATPPRI
- a CDS encoding LemA family protein translates to MKRFLLYLAGLVIMLSQSSCGYNSMVQKDQAVKAQWANVQNSYQRRSDLIPNLVNTVKGAANFEKSTLTDVINARAKATSVQLSADQLTPENLKKFQEAQSQVSAGLGRLLAVSENYPDLKANANFQELQAQIEGTENRINVERQKFNTVTNDYNGYIKSFPNNIFAGMFGFAEKPYFEAEAGAQKAPTVQF